One genomic segment of Pseudorca crassidens isolate mPseCra1 chromosome X, mPseCra1.hap1, whole genome shotgun sequence includes these proteins:
- the DUSP21 gene encoding dual specificity protein phosphatase 21 yields MTAPPCPLLAQAVRQRSVHGLSQITSSLYISNGVAANNELMLSTNHITTVINVSAEVANTFFKDIQCVHVPVVDAPTSHLYDFFDPMADHIHSVDMKQGRTLLHCAAGVSRSAALRLACLMKYHSMSLLDAYTWTKSCRPIIRPNIGFWEQLIHYGFKLFSKNTAYMISSAVGMIPDIYEKEVCLMMPM; encoded by the coding sequence ATGACAGCACCCCCGTGTCCCCTCCTGGCTCAGGCTGTCAGGCAGCGCTCTGTCCATGGCCTCTCCCAGATAACCAGCAGTCTATACATCAGCAATGGGGTGGCAGCCAACAATGAACTCATGCTGTCTACCAACCACATCACGACAGTCATCAACGTGTCGGCAGAGGTGGCCAACACGTTCTTCAAAGACATCCAGTGCGTACACGTGCCGGTGGTAGATGCTCCCACCTCGCACCTCTACGACTTTTTTGACCCTATGGCAGATCACATCCACAGCGTGGACATGAAGCAGGGCCGAACGCTGCTGCACTGCGCCGCCGGGGTGAGCCGCTCTGCCGCTCTCCGCCTCGCGTGCCTCATGAAGTACCACTCCATGTCGCTGCTGGACGCCTACACGTGGACCAAGTCATGCCGCCCCATCATCCGGCCCAACATCGGCTTTTGGGAACAGCTTATCCATTATGGATTCAAGCTGTTTAGTAAGAACACCGCTTACATGATCAGTTCTGCGGTGGGTATGATTCCGGACATCTACGAGAAAGAGGTCTGTTTGATGATGCCGATGTGA